CCTGCGCATGCAGGATCATCAGCGCGTTATTGATCCAGCGGATCACGCGGCGGCCCGTCAGATCGGGCTGCCAGCCCGCGCCAGTGCCACGGCCATAGCGGTCGATCCAGCCAAAGACCCAATCCTGTGCGCGGGCCCGTGCGGTGCGGTCGCCCACGGCGGCCAGATCATCCAGCCAGCCAAAACCGTGCAGCGCCTCCTCGAAGGCAGGATCGGGCATCGCCAGATCCCAAGGGCTGCGGTCGCGCCCCTCGATCAGAAAGCCCGCCAGAAGGAAATTGCCGCCAATCAGCTGCCGCCCGCGTGCGACAGAGCCGATGGTGCGCGGCTCGGGCTGGCTGGTGAACCCCGTTGCCGGAGCGCCCCGCGCCGCCCTGCGTGCCGCCAGCGTGTTCAACGCCTGCGCCAGACGGGCGCGCTTTTGTCCGCTGGGAGAGGGGGTCGGCTTTCTGGCTGTGGGTTTGGCCAAGGTTCTGTCGCTCGAATTATCTAGGGGGCCGCGCGGGCTTGAAGTGCGGCGATTATGCGTCGGGCGAAAGAGGGTGCCAAGAGGCCCCCGCCTAGACTGCGCCAAATGATGGGCGTTATTCTGCCCGCCGTTTCAACGTGGCCACATAAAACCCGTCCATCCCGCCTTTATCGGCCCAATAGTCGGGGCGCAGACGCAAGCCACCCTCTTCGGTGATCCACTCGGGGTCGATGCCCTCCAACGTGGGGCGGATCACCTCCCACTCGGGGTGGCGCTCCAACGCGCGGCGGATCTGGGTCTCGCCTTCCTCGGGCAGAAGCGAGCAGGTCACATAGGTCAGCCGCCCCTCGGGGGTAAGCCAGCCCATGGCGCGTTCAAGGATCTCTTCTTGCAGCGCGAACAGCCCCTTGATCGAGGCGCTATCCTTGATGGCGGGCAATTCGGGGTGGCGGCGGATCGTGCCGGTGGCCGAGCAGGGCGCATCCAGCAAGATCGCATCAAAAGGCGCCTCGGGGGTCCAGTCCAGCGCATCCGCGGCCACAACCTCGGCGCTCAGCTTGCAGCGCTCGAGGTTCTCATGCAGCCGCGCAAGGCGACGCTCGGACAGATCCAGCGCGGTGACCTGCGCCCCCATCGCCGCCAGTTGCAGTGTCTTGCCACCGGGGGCCGCGCACAGGTCCAGCACCCGCATGCCTGCGGTGGGGGCCAGTGCCTTGGCCGCCAGCGAGGCCGCCGCATCCTGTACCCACCAGTCCCCCTCGGCAAAACCCGGAAGGTCGCGGATCTGGCTCGGTTGATGCAGCCGCACAGAGCCCGTGGGCAGAACCTCGCCCTCCAGCCGCTCGGCCCAATCGGCGGGGTTTTCCTTGACGGAAATATCCACAGGGGCGGGACGCTGATGCGCCTCTTCCATCTTCTGCACCGAGACCTTGCCATAGGCCGACATCAGCCGCCCGCGCAGCCAGCCCGGAAGCTGGCCATAGGGCAGGGTCTCCCAGCGGGCCTTATCCTCGGCCACCTTACGCAGCACGGCATTCACCAGCCCCGCGAAACTATCGGTGCGGCGACCGCCCGATTTGCACAGGGTCACGGCGGCATCCACCACGCCATGATCCGCGCCGCCTTCGGCACATAGCTCGACCGTCGCCAACCGCAGAAGCGCCATGATATCGGGCGTGGGCTTGCGCTTGAGGAAGGGTTTGAGCATCTTGTCGGCCCGCTCCATATGGCGCAGGGTCGAGGTCGCCAGCCGCTGGGCCCGCGCCTTTTCACCGGGGCTGAGGCCATCCAGCGCATCCATCGCGATCTGGTCGGCCAGCGACAGATGGTCGTCAAACACGCCAACAATCAGGCCAAGGGCCGCGCGGCGAGCAGGGTCGGGTTTTGCCATAGCTTGGCCTCCGGCTTGTGAGGATCGATTTCGCGGCCTATATCAGTTGGGTCGTTAAGACAACTCTCATGACAAGAGGTGCCCCATGTCGAAAGACGCCGCCCCGCAAGAGCCCCAACCCGATCTGCCGCCCGCGATCCCGCCAATGCCCCAGCCGGATCTGCCCGCAGGCCCGCCGCCGACACCCGCCCCCGACCTGCCGCCCGCCGCGCAGCGTGCCTTGGCCGAGGCCGAAGAGCGCCGCCGCTTGGCGCAGGCACAGAGCCTGCCGACCGAACTGGGCGGGCGTGATGGCCCAGAGCCGGTGCGCTATGGCGATTGGGAAAAGAAGGGCATCGCGGTCGATTTCTGAACCGCCCGTCTTGCGCTTGGCCGCGAACCTGCTAGCCATTTGCGCATGACATATCCTCGCTATACCCGCCTCGTTTCGTCCCTGCCTGCTTCGGTGCCCTTCATTGGCCCCGAAACGCTTGAGCGCGAGCGTGGTGCCCCCTTTGCCGCCCGTCTGGGGGCCAATGAGAACGGTTTCGGCCCCTCGCCGCGGGCGATTGCCGCGATGGCGGCAGAGGCGGGCGAGGTCTGGAAATATGGCGATAGCACCAGCCTTGAATTGCGTCAGGCCTTGGCGGCCCATCATGGCCGCCCCGAAAACACCATCGTGGTGGGCGAGGGCGTGGACGGGCTGCTGGGCTGTCTGGTGCGGCTGATCATCGAGACGGGCGACGCGGTTGCGACCTCGGCAGGCGCCTATCCGACCTTCAACTTCCATGTCGAGGGCTTTGGCGGTGTGCTGCACAAGGTGCCCTATAAGGGCGACCATGAAGACCCGCAGGCGCTGATTGCCAAGGCGCGGGAGGTCGGTGCCAAGCTGATCTATATCGCTAACCCCGATAACCCGATGGGCACATGGAACACGGGTGCCGCGATCGAGGCGATGATTGCGGAGATCCCCGAGGGCTGTCTTCTGGTGCTGGACGAGGCCTATATCGAGATGGCCCCCGAAGAGGCCGTGCCGCAGGTGGCGGTGGATGATCCGCGCGTCATCCGCATGCGGACCTTTTCGAAACATTACGGGCTGGCGGGTGCGCGCATCGGCTATGCGATGGGCGCGGCCGAGCTGATTGCCCAATTCGAGAAGATCCGCAATCATTTCGGCGTGAACCGGATTGCACAGGCGGGGGCTGTGGCGGCGCTGGCCGATACCACTTGGTCGGCCTTCATGGCGCGGCTGATTGCGGGCGCGCGGGGCCGCATTGCCGAGATCGCAGCCGAAAACGGGCTGGAAGCTGTGCCTTCGGCCACCAATTTCGTGGCCGTCGATTGCGGACGCGACGGGGCCTATGCCCGTGCCGTGCTTGCAGAATTGGCCAAGGCGGATGTGTTCGTGCGGATGCCGGGGGTGGCGCCTCTGGACCGCTGTATCCGCATCTCCTGCGGGCCGGATGCCGAGCTGGACCTACTGGCCAAGGCTCTGCCCGAGGCGCTAGAGCGGGCCGCCGCCGCATTGTAACATATGTCACGGGCGCTTGACGTCACGGCGCTATCGCCCAGCGGTGATTTGCGCAATGCCGCCTGAGGGGCCAGATTTCGGGTATCCGAGAAGGAGATCCGAAATGAGCCGCATGACACGTATCCACAAGATCGCGATGCTCAGCCCCGTGGCCTTTGCGCTGGCCTTCGGGGCCTATGCCCAAGATGCCAGCTATCCACAGATATCGAAGGCGGCGATGGCCACCGCCGATGCCTCGCCCTCGACGGCGGCATTCCAGCAGGCACGGGCGCGAATGGCGCGCACCCTGCCGCATGATTATAGCGGCAATGTCGATCTGGATTTCGTGCGCCAGATGATCCCGCAGAAGAAAAGCGAGATCGCGATGGCCGAGGTGGTGCGTGATTACGGCGAGGACCCCGCCATGCGCCAGCGCGCGGCCCAGCTGATCAAGGCGCAGCAGGACGACCTGCAATGGCTTGAAGGCTGGATGGCCGCGCACAGCAATCGTTAGGGGTAATCGTCAGGGGCGGGTGTTACCTGCCGTGCCGGGCGATCACCCTGGCCGCCGCCGCCACGCCGCCTGCACCATGCGGAATGCCAAGCGCCTGCAGGCCCGCCTCCATCGAGGCGATCACCCCAAGCGTCATATGCGCATTCACATGGCCCATATGGGCGACCCGTAGATAGCTGTCGATTTCGGGGGTGCCCGGTTCGGCCATTCCCAGCCCGATGCCAAGGGTCACGCCGGCTTCGGCCTCCAGCCATTTGCGCAACCGTTCGGCATTGCCGCCGCCGATCCGTGCCGCCGTCACCGAATGGCTGCGCAGCGCGGGGTCGGCCACATTCAGCGCGATGTCATGCCCGCCCGCCGACCACGCGTCAAAGGCCGCCCAGAGCGATTGCGACAGGGTGGCGTGGCGCGCCCAGATGGCCTCGAGCCCTTCCTCGGCGATCATATCAAGGCTTTCGCGCAGCCCGAACATATGGTGGGTCGGGGCGGTGCCGCCGAAATATTCGTAGACATAGTCGGGGAACAGGCGCGGCGTCCAATCCCAATAGGGCGTGCGCAGATCGGCGGCCTTGCCCGCCTCGAGCGCCTTATCCGAGGCAAAGAGGAACCCCAGACCGGGCGGCACCATCAGCCCCTTCTGGCTGGCCGAGATCATGATATCCACACCCCAGTCATCCATGCGGAATTCGTCGCAGGCCAGCGAGGCAATGCAATCCACCGCCAGTAGGGCAGGGTGGCCTGCCGCATCAATGGCCGCACGCAGGGCAGGGATGTCATTGCGGATCGAGGTGGCCGTATCCATATGCGTCACGAAAACCGCTTTGATCTTGCGCTCGGTATCGGCGCGCAGCGCGGCCTCAAGCTGCGCCGGATCGGCGGGGGATTTCAGCCCGAAATCCAGCATCTCGACCGTGATCCCCATACGGCGCGCATACTCGGCCCAGCCATGCCCGAAGCGCCCCGTGGCCATCACCAGTGCCGTCTCGCCGCGCGAGAAGAGATTGGCGTTGACCGCTTCCCACAACCCGTGGCCGTTCGCGATATAGATGCCGCAATGATAGCGCGTCAGCGCGACGGATTTCAGGTCGCGCACCAGACCGGCAGCAAGGGTCTCGATCTCGCCTTCATAGATATTGGGGGCGGCGCGATGCATGGCCCGCAACACGCGGTCGGGCATGGCCGAGGGGCCGGGGATGGCAAGATAGGTGCGGCCATTGGCAAGGCTCATTGGGTGTCTCCCTGTGGTTGACCTATCGGTAAAAACTCCATTTGGCAGGGTCAATCCGCAGCTTTGTGACGATACAAAGTAAAGCTCTGCCAGCCTGCACAACTGCCTGTTTCGCAGGCGAACTTGCATGGGGTGCAAGGGCTGGGCTAAAACCGCGCGACCGAGCCTTTCCCGCAGGAGCGATAGATGGCCAAACGAAATATCTATACCTCGCGCCATATGGTCGCCCGGATCTGGCGCGACTATCTGCGTCCGCATGTGGGGTGGATGGCGATCGCCTTGCTGCTGATGGTGGTCGAAGGCTCGACGCTGGGGGCGCTGAGCTGGCTCTTGCAGCCATTGTTCGACAAGGTGTTCTCCGGCAAGGAGCCGGGGCTGATCTACTGGGCGGGCGGTGCGGTTTTTGCGCTGTTCCTGATCCGTGCGGCCACCTCGATCGCCTCGAAGACGATCATGACGAAAATCTCGCAATCGACATCGACAGCGATGCAGGTCGATCTGGTGGGGCATGTGTTGCGGCTGGACCAGTCCTTTTTCCAGATCAATCCGCCCGGGGCGCTGATAGAGAGGATTCAGGGCGATACGCAGGCGGTGCAGAATATCTGGAAAGCCTTCATCACCGGTGCGGGGCGCGACGCGATCTCGCTTGTCGGTCTGATGGCCGTGGCTTTGGGGGTGGATGTGGTCTGGACGCTGGTGGCGATGGTTGGCTTTCCGCTGCTCTTGGCTCCTGCGGTCATCGCGCAGCGCTATATCCGCCGCAAGACGATGCAGATGCGCGACAGTTCCAGCCAGCGCGCGACGCGGCTGGACGAGATGTTCCACGGTATCAACGCGGTCAAGCTGAACCGGATCGAGGACCAGCAGACAGGACGTTTCCGTGTGCTGGTCAACCGGATCATGGGTCAGCAGATCAAGATGGCCGCGACCCGTGCGCTGATCCCTGCAATGGTGGATATCGTGACGGGGCTTGGCTTTTTTGCCGTGCTGGTGGTGGCGGGGCATGGCATCCTGTCGGGGCAGCGTACCGTGGGGGAGTTCATGTCCTTCTTCACCGCGATGACGCTGACCTTCCAGCCGATCCGGCGACTGGCGGCGGGCACCGGTGAATGGCAGACCGCCGCGGCAAGCCTTGAGCGGATCTATACGCTGTTCGATCTGCACCCGACGGTGGCCGCGCCCCTGCATCCGGCACAGGTTCCGGCCTCGCTGGATATCACGGTGGAAAACGTGACGCTGTCCTATGGGGCAACGCAGGTTCTGCACGGGCTCAGCTTCACCGCCAAAGAGGGCCAGACCACGGCTTTGGTTGGCCCGTCCGGCGCAGGGAAAAGCACCGTTTTCGCGCTTCTGTCACGCTTGCTGGACCCTGACGGGGGGCAGATCCTGTTGGGGGGCGTAGATATCCGGACGCTGGATCTGGGCCAGTTGCGCCAGATGTTTTCGACCGTGGCGCAGGATGCGGCCCTGTTTGACGAGTCCATCCGCGAGAATGTGTTGCTGGGCAAGACGGTGAGCGACGAGCGTCTGCGTCAGGCGCTGGACGGGGCCTATGTCAGCGAGTTCACGCAGGACCTGCCCGAGGGGATAGACACGCCTGCCGGTCCGCGTGGTTCGGCTCTGTCGGGCGGGCAGCGCCAGCGGGTGGCGATTGCCCGCGCCATCCTGCGCGATGCGCCGATCCTGCTGCTGGACGAGGCGACCTCGGCGCTGGATACGGCGTCGGAGAAACGGGTGTCCGAAGCGCTGGAGAAGCTGTCTGTGGGGCGGACGACGCTGGTGATTGCCCACCGGTTGTCCACCGTGCGCAATGCCGACAAGATCGTGGTGATCCGCGAAGGCCGTGTCGAGGATGAGGGGACGCATGAAGAGCTTCTGGCGCGCGGCGGCACCTATGCCGATCTCTGCGCGATGCAGTTGATCGAGTGAGCCCCCATAGACGCGTCTTCGTTGCGGGCCTATATCAGGCGCAAAGGAGACCATCATGAGCCAGCGTCGTATCTACAAGATCAGCGGTCCCGATCGCGAGCATTTCCTGCA
The sequence above is drawn from the Thioclava sp. GXIMD4216 genome and encodes:
- a CDS encoding transcription antitermination factor NusB translates to MAKPDPARRAALGLIVGVFDDHLSLADQIAMDALDGLSPGEKARAQRLATSTLRHMERADKMLKPFLKRKPTPDIMALLRLATVELCAEGGADHGVVDAAVTLCKSGGRRTDSFAGLVNAVLRKVAEDKARWETLPYGQLPGWLRGRLMSAYGKVSVQKMEEAHQRPAPVDISVKENPADWAERLEGEVLPTGSVRLHQPSQIRDLPGFAEGDWWVQDAAASLAAKALAPTAGMRVLDLCAAPGGKTLQLAAMGAQVTALDLSERRLARLHENLERCKLSAEVVAADALDWTPEAPFDAILLDAPCSATGTIRRHPELPAIKDSASIKGLFALQEEILERAMGWLTPEGRLTYVTCSLLPEEGETQIRRALERHPEWEVIRPTLEGIDPEWITEEGGLRLRPDYWADKGGMDGFYVATLKRRAE
- a CDS encoding DUF1674 domain-containing protein translates to MPQPDLPAGPPPTPAPDLPPAAQRALAEAEERRRLAQAQSLPTELGGRDGPEPVRYGDWEKKGIAVDF
- a CDS encoding pyridoxal phosphate-dependent aminotransferase, which gives rise to MTYPRYTRLVSSLPASVPFIGPETLERERGAPFAARLGANENGFGPSPRAIAAMAAEAGEVWKYGDSTSLELRQALAAHHGRPENTIVVGEGVDGLLGCLVRLIIETGDAVATSAGAYPTFNFHVEGFGGVLHKVPYKGDHEDPQALIAKAREVGAKLIYIANPDNPMGTWNTGAAIEAMIAEIPEGCLLVLDEAYIEMAPEEAVPQVAVDDPRVIRMRTFSKHYGLAGARIGYAMGAAELIAQFEKIRNHFGVNRIAQAGAVAALADTTWSAFMARLIAGARGRIAEIAAENGLEAVPSATNFVAVDCGRDGAYARAVLAELAKADVFVRMPGVAPLDRCIRISCGPDAELDLLAKALPEALERAAAAL
- a CDS encoding DUF305 domain-containing protein; this translates as MSRMTRIHKIAMLSPVAFALAFGAYAQDASYPQISKAAMATADASPSTAAFQQARARMARTLPHDYSGNVDLDFVRQMIPQKKSEIAMAEVVRDYGEDPAMRQRAAQLIKAQQDDLQWLEGWMAAHSNR
- a CDS encoding aminotransferase class V-fold PLP-dependent enzyme translates to MSLANGRTYLAIPGPSAMPDRVLRAMHRAAPNIYEGEIETLAAGLVRDLKSVALTRYHCGIYIANGHGLWEAVNANLFSRGETALVMATGRFGHGWAEYARRMGITVEMLDFGLKSPADPAQLEAALRADTERKIKAVFVTHMDTATSIRNDIPALRAAIDAAGHPALLAVDCIASLACDEFRMDDWGVDIMISASQKGLMVPPGLGFLFASDKALEAGKAADLRTPYWDWTPRLFPDYVYEYFGGTAPTHHMFGLRESLDMIAEEGLEAIWARHATLSQSLWAAFDAWSAGGHDIALNVADPALRSHSVTAARIGGGNAERLRKWLEAEAGVTLGIGLGMAEPGTPEIDSYLRVAHMGHVNAHMTLGVIASMEAGLQALGIPHGAGGVAAAARVIARHGR
- a CDS encoding ABC transporter ATP-binding protein, with the protein product MAKRNIYTSRHMVARIWRDYLRPHVGWMAIALLLMVVEGSTLGALSWLLQPLFDKVFSGKEPGLIYWAGGAVFALFLIRAATSIASKTIMTKISQSTSTAMQVDLVGHVLRLDQSFFQINPPGALIERIQGDTQAVQNIWKAFITGAGRDAISLVGLMAVALGVDVVWTLVAMVGFPLLLAPAVIAQRYIRRKTMQMRDSSSQRATRLDEMFHGINAVKLNRIEDQQTGRFRVLVNRIMGQQIKMAATRALIPAMVDIVTGLGFFAVLVVAGHGILSGQRTVGEFMSFFTAMTLTFQPIRRLAAGTGEWQTAAASLERIYTLFDLHPTVAAPLHPAQVPASLDITVENVTLSYGATQVLHGLSFTAKEGQTTALVGPSGAGKSTVFALLSRLLDPDGGQILLGGVDIRTLDLGQLRQMFSTVAQDAALFDESIRENVLLGKTVSDERLRQALDGAYVSEFTQDLPEGIDTPAGPRGSALSGGQRQRVAIARAILRDAPILLLDEATSALDTASEKRVSEALEKLSVGRTTLVIAHRLSTVRNADKIVVIREGRVEDEGTHEELLARGGTYADLCAMQLIE